The following coding sequences lie in one Rutidosis leptorrhynchoides isolate AG116_Rl617_1_P2 chromosome 4, CSIRO_AGI_Rlap_v1, whole genome shotgun sequence genomic window:
- the LOC139841803 gene encoding uncharacterized protein → MDSYSTTSSSTSDPTLTYGYLRSCPPTLEVGRTRGVRSGSRVSTLGKTRVGSWNIGTLTGKRIELVDTFLKSNVDIVCVQETRWKGEGAVDIKDYRLWYSGSRIARNGVGIFLGKLHKDNVVDVGRFSDRIMSVSLIIKEETFTVISAYAPHAGLSEAEKKSFWELLDEVVRGCPADHRLIIGGDLNGHIGVEAEGYEGAHGGFGFGPRNEEGRSILVFAIAHELVIANSFFKKRDSQLATFHSGGRCTQIDFLLLRKGELMTCKDCKVLPAFTCSSQHRLLIMDIVTRGRVGRRARVVQHRILWKNLHGAKAETFRATVADRLSVEGDNVAPTNVDQIWNRMTSTIREVAKETLGVTLGTSRAHKSSRESWWLSDDVQTKVALKQMRFRELITFGEGTSAERTRVEERYKEAKREAKKAVAIAKDKAYEDLYRKLDSKEGANDIYRIAKARERRGRDLVNVKYIKDEAGQSIVREDLIRKRWEENFSSLFGRDRPERNGELNDEVREYQNNWFCKRINHEEVRTAL, encoded by the coding sequence ACCCTACACTTACTTATGGTTACTTGAGGTCATGTCCTCCTACTTTAGAGGTGGGTAGGACTAGAGGGGTTAGAAGTGGTAGTAGGGTATCCACCCTTGGTAAGACTAGAGTGGGTAGTTGGAATATAGGAACATTGACGGGCAAGAGGATTGAGCTCGTTGATACCTTTCTTAAGAGTAATGTGGACATAGTGTGtgttcaagagactagatggaagggtgAAGGGGCGGTAGATATTAAGGACTATAGGTTGTGGTACTCGGGTTCTAGGATAGCACGGAACGGGGTAGGTATCTTTTTGGGAAAACTACATAAGGATAACGTTGTTGACGTGGGTAGgtttagcgataggattatgtcAGTTAGTCTTATTATTAAGGAGGAGACTTTCACGGTCATTAGCGCATACGCACCTCATGCAGGTTTAAGTGAGGCGGAAAAGAAGAGTTTTTGGGAATTGTTAGATGAGGTAGTGAGGGGGTGCCCAGCGGATCATCGATTGATTATAGGGGGTGATCTGAATGGACACATAGGAGTGGAGGCAGAAGGTTACGAGGGAGCCCATGGGGGCTTTGGGTTTGGTCCTAGAAACGAAGAAGGGCGCTCGATTCTTGTGTTTGCCATTGCCCACGAGTTGGTTATAGCAAACTCTTTCTTCAAGAAGAGGGATTCTCAGTTAGCCACTTTTCATAGCGGGGGTCGTTGCACCCAGATTGACTTTTTGCTCCTTCGTAAAGGGGAACTTATGACATGTAAGGACTGTAAGGTCCTTCCAGCCTTTACGTGCTCCTCCCAGCATAGATTGTTGATCATGGACATAGTCACCCGGGGAAGAGTTGGCAGGAGGGCCAGGGTTGTGCAACATAGAATCCTTTGGAAGAACCTACATGGTGCAAAGGCGGAGACTTTTAGAGCGACTGTTGCTGATAGATTGAGTGTAGAAGGGGATAACGTAGCTCCTACTAACGTAGACCAGATATGGAACCGCATGACATCTACTATCAGAGAGGTGGCAAAAGAAACTTTAGGGGTGACATTAGGGACATCGAGAGCCCACAAGAGTAGTAGAGAATCGTGGTGGCTTAGTGATGATGTCCAAACGAAAGTCGCGTTAAAGCAGatgaggtttagggagctcattacCTTTGGAGAAGGGACGTCTGCAGAGAGGACTAGGGTAGAAGAAagatataaagaagctaaaagGGAAGCAAAGAAGGCCGTAGCAATTGCAAAAGATAAAGCTTATGAAGATTTATATAGGAAACTAGACTCCAAGGAGGGAGCCAATGACATATATAGAATAGCTAAAGCTAGGGAGCGAAGAGGCAGGGACTTAGTTAACGTCAAATATATCAAGGATGAAGCAGGTCAAAGTATAGTGAGAGAAGACCtcattaggaaaagatgggaagagaATTTTTCATCCCTTTTCGGTAGGGATAGACCTGAGCGGAACGGGGAACTCAACGATGAGGTTCGTGAATATCAAAACAACTGGTTTTGCAAGAGGATTAACCACGAGGA